From Dehalococcoidia bacterium, one genomic window encodes:
- a CDS encoding molybdopterin molybdotransferase MoeA: protein MNNKIRKSHYHADMLSVEEARDKILSKFSTLEPKNIDILESLGCVVSKDIISDINVPPWDNSAMDGYAIIKSDVEKANDKNIVYLKVIEEIPAGSMPELTLSSGQASRIMTGAPIPSGSNAVVPFEDTTELENTDKNSIGIKIKVENNENIRKKSEDIKEGDVIINKGSIITSATIGMLASIGLSKVSVIRKPVIGILSTGDELIEPGEKNQLGKIYNSNTYTLSSLVNEYGGIPLIQKHAKDQVEDLEKKLSKLKNVDLIVTSAGVSKGDYDIVKDVLDKNGDINLWSVNMRPAKPLAFGIIDIEGKKIPLLGVPGNPVSAMIAFEKFGRYAIDKMKGKEVRDRPIIKAILDSDIINHDGRRLYARVKVFVDKNSKKTIAVPITNQSSGVLTSMHEANGFGICPSDIDIIKRGEKVDVEMFTWNDEISEILNNKD from the coding sequence ATGAATAATAAAATAAGGAAATCCCACTATCATGCAGATATGCTTTCTGTAGAAGAAGCAAGAGATAAAATATTATCTAAATTTTCTACTCTTGAACCAAAAAATATAGATATATTAGAATCTTTAGGTTGTGTTGTTTCTAAAGATATTATTTCGGATATAAATGTTCCTCCCTGGGATAACTCAGCTATGGATGGATATGCAATAATCAAATCCGATGTTGAGAAAGCTAATGATAAAAATATTGTTTATTTGAAAGTAATTGAAGAAATACCTGCAGGTTCAATGCCTGAATTAACTTTATCATCTGGACAAGCTTCAAGAATAATGACAGGAGCCCCTATACCTAGTGGCTCAAATGCTGTAGTTCCATTTGAAGATACTACAGAGTTAGAAAATACTGATAAGAATTCAATCGGGATAAAAATTAAAGTAGAAAATAATGAAAATATAAGAAAAAAAAGTGAAGACATAAAAGAAGGAGATGTGATTATAAATAAAGGCTCAATAATAACATCAGCAACTATTGGAATGTTAGCATCTATCGGTCTAAGTAAGGTTTCTGTAATAAGAAAACCAGTTATTGGTATATTGTCTACAGGAGACGAGCTAATTGAGCCAGGTGAAAAGAATCAATTAGGAAAGATCTATAATTCTAATACTTATACGTTATCATCGTTAGTAAATGAATATGGAGGAATTCCTTTAATTCAAAAACATGCTAAAGATCAAGTTGAAGATCTTGAAAAAAAACTTTCAAAACTAAAAAATGTGGATTTAATTGTGACATCTGCAGGAGTATCAAAAGGTGACTACGATATTGTTAAGGATGTTTTAGATAAAAATGGAGATATAAATCTTTGGTCAGTTAATATGCGCCCTGCCAAACCTCTTGCATTTGGAATTATAGATATTGAAGGTAAAAAAATTCCACTTTTAGGGGTACCAGGTAATCCTGTTAGTGCTATGATAGCTTTTGAAAAATTTGGTAGATATGCTATTGATAAAATGAAAGGTAAAGAGGTTAGGGATAGACCTATTATAAAAGCTATTTTAGACTCAGATATTATAAATCATGACGGCAGAAGATTGTATGCAAGAGTGAAAGTCTTTGTTGATAAAAATTCTAAAAAAACTATAGCAGTTCCTATAACGAATCAAAGTTCTGGTGTGTTGACTTCTATGCATGAGGCCAATGGCTTTGGAATATGTCCATCAGATATTGATATAATTAAGAGAGGTGAAAAAGTCGATGTTGAAATGTTTACCTGGAATGATGAAATTTCAGAAATACTAAATAATAAGGATTAG